The following coding sequences are from one Arachis hypogaea cultivar Tifrunner chromosome 7, arahy.Tifrunner.gnm2.J5K5, whole genome shotgun sequence window:
- the LOC112701634 gene encoding mitogen-activated protein kinase kinase kinase 20-like: protein MSSLQWKKLKVLGAGSYGIVYLAIVIDTQTPYQSFIAMKSSIPRLAFSLKKEEQIFKSLCEGESSGCQEIIRGFRTEIMVENEQYFINLLLKYARMIVKGLSHIHGKGIVHCHLKSENILLFPLLDKESVNCQLKIVDFELSKTKKEKADVEVWKSKSRGMQSYLSPEHFSGIMMLRGIYEHLVA from the coding sequence ATGAGTAGTTTACAATGGAAGAAACTGAAGGTCTTGGGAGCGGGTTCTTATGGTATTGTTTATCTTGCAATTGTTATTGATACACAAACACCGTATCAGAGCTTCATTGCTATGAAGAGCTCCATTCCCAGATTGGCATTCTCattgaagaaagaagaacagaTTTTCAAATCATTGTGCGAAGGTGAAAGCAGTGGTTGCCAAGAAATCATTCGAGGCTTTCGAACTGAGATCATGGTAGAGAACGAGCAGTACTTTATCAATCTTCTATTGAAGTATGCACGCATGATTGTTAAAGGGCTTTCGCATATTCATGGCAAAGGAATCGTCCACTGTCACCTCAAGTCAGAGAACATTCTTCTGTTTCCTTTACTGGACAAAGAGAGTGTAAACTGTCAATTGAAGATTGTGGATTTCGAATTATCTAAGACCAAAAAGGAGAAAGCAGATGTTGAGGTTTGGAAGTCCAAGTCTAGAGGTATGCAGTCGTACTTGTCGCCGGAGCATTTTTCGGGCATAATGATGCTCCGAGGGATATATGAGCACTTAGTTGCATAG